The Acidobacteriota bacterium genome includes a window with the following:
- a CDS encoding PIG-L family deacetylase, whose product MESIPRRNLLGVSGALAGGTLLGLAESESEEPGKKSKREARLKVVVVGAHPDDPETGCGGTMARYAAAGHRVTALYLTRGERGIRGQSLEEAASIRTAEAQEACRILGAKPLFAGQIDGDTATGNRRYEEFLKIVQGEDPDLLFTHWPIDRHRDHRAASMLAFDAWLKLDRKFDLYFYEVVSGRQSQTFSPTHYIDITATESLKKKATYAHASQNPEGLYRRHDLMNRFRGSEYRCEFAEAFVRHVQGADHEFRF is encoded by the coding sequence ATGGAATCGATCCCGAGGCGGAATCTGTTGGGTGTTTCCGGAGCCCTTGCCGGCGGGACGTTGTTGGGACTCGCTGAGAGCGAGAGCGAGGAGCCCGGAAAGAAGTCCAAACGGGAGGCTCGACTAAAGGTCGTCGTCGTCGGCGCCCACCCGGACGACCCCGAAACCGGTTGCGGCGGAACCATGGCCCGTTACGCGGCAGCGGGCCACCGCGTGACGGCCCTCTACCTGACCCGCGGCGAGCGGGGCATCCGGGGACAGTCGCTGGAGGAGGCCGCGAGCATCCGCACCGCCGAGGCTCAGGAAGCCTGCCGAATCCTGGGGGCAAAACCCCTCTTCGCCGGACAGATCGATGGCGACACCGCGACCGGCAATCGGCGTTACGAGGAATTCCTGAAGATCGTTCAGGGAGAAGACCCGGACCTGCTGTTCACCCACTGGCCCATCGACCGCCACCGGGACCACCGCGCGGCCAGCATGCTGGCGTTCGATGCCTGGCTGAAACTGGACCGGAAGTTCGATCTCTACTTCTATGAGGTCGTTTCCGGGAGGCAGAGCCAGACCTTCTCACCCACTCACTACATCGACATCACCGCCACCGAGTCTCTGAAGAAGAAGGCCACCTACGCCCACGCCAGCCAGAACCCGGAGGGGCTGTACCGCCGCCACGACCTGATGAACCGGTTCCGCGGCTCCGAGTACCGCTGCGAGTTCGCCGAAGCCTTCGTGCGCCACGTCCAGGGTGCGGATCACGAGTTCCGGTTCTGA
- a CDS encoding toxin-antitoxin system HicB family antitoxin, producing the protein MATLTIRLPDAHRDRLKAMAAQRGLSLNKLMEELSVRALTEHDTEMRFRMRAARGDVTRGLGLLDELDQRHARTMGS; encoded by the coding sequence ATGGCTACGTTAACGATTCGGCTTCCTGATGCCCATCGTGATCGGTTGAAGGCCATGGCTGCCCAGCGTGGCCTGAGTCTCAACAAGCTGATGGAAGAACTCTCAGTTCGAGCGTTGACCGAACACGATACGGAAATGAGATTTCGCATGCGCGCAGCGCGAGGTGATGTGACGCGCGGCTTAGGGTTGCTCGACGAGCTTGACCAGCGGCATGCGAGAACGATGGGCTCCTGA
- a CDS encoding putative toxin-antitoxin system toxin component, PIN family, with amino-acid sequence MAPRIVVDTNVLVSAILSPDGAAREVLRRCFGGNARPLISNALFLEYEDVLSRQELFATALIGPGDREALFDALLNVCQWVNITFLWRPNLPDESDNHLIELAIAGNAEWIVTGNVRDIAAGELVFDSFRVATPGAWLKEVH; translated from the coding sequence GTGGCACCACGGATCGTCGTTGACACCAATGTTCTGGTTTCCGCGATCCTATCGCCCGATGGTGCAGCCCGGGAAGTACTGCGGCGATGTTTTGGCGGCAACGCCCGGCCGCTAATCAGCAACGCCTTGTTTCTCGAGTATGAGGATGTACTGTCGAGACAGGAATTATTCGCTACGGCATTGATCGGTCCAGGGGATCGGGAGGCTTTATTTGATGCTCTTCTCAACGTCTGCCAATGGGTCAACATCACATTTCTATGGCGCCCCAATCTGCCGGACGAGTCCGATAACCATCTGATCGAGTTGGCAATTGCAGGTAACGCCGAGTGGATCGTGACAGGGAACGTCAGAGATATTGCGGCAGGCGAATTGGTATTTGACAGTTTCCGTGTTGCCACTCCAGGTGCTTGGTTGAAGGAGGTTCACTGA
- a CDS encoding carboxypeptidase regulatory-like domain-containing protein, translating to MRISVLSLALLVLASGVGVGQTLEKGAIAGTIFDPSGAVIPGADVTVIHASTGAERVLTSNEAGRFRADILPAGEYVIQVSMPGFARTIVEGVVLSIGQELIEDVTLQLEAVGQEITVQSGTGRMDTSETRVNTAINNDYVENLPISGRDFRDFANLSPTADTTPGLRSPVRLQGQQGEYTGLIIDGVDNRNSFFGEWFGSLETKNFTVPQDAIQEFQVRDTGLSAEFGHATGGLINVVTKSGTNNWHGSAHWFFQSNTFIADTSVPADPETTIAPGLNTRHQFGGTVGGPISRDRAFFFLALDAQQQKGPLTAVFARDVSAEPCPCPVPSIYGGSTLADLEHSSSQRQDLTAVLTKFDYNLTSNHLATTRLNYTRNETDNFTGYAGSQTFVLGRVESNFENFVNEGWAAAQSITSLLVNASVNELRFSYSQEIRPRRQRAPGPETSITDTGNFGQVFFLPIDSQHKRYQIIDSFSRTFGRHDLKLGGDLNSNASNQTFIGFAGGVYTFFSLEDFAARTPAFLLQRVGINGIGVVESGTLTDFWQHELSFFVQDNWRVHADFNLNLGLRWDGVWNPESGFGLPEAMLPVGKPRISGNRVSVELAPASSDVPDDFNNFAPRVGFAWDVGGRRSTIIRGGTGIYYAAAPTIFVAGMLSGPGLRSAVVFVPFFGSSTDLLGFGLSYPGLLPSMATPEVESLIGPPPIDYVDPNYQSARVINGQVGIERQIAGELSITGTYTFNRSANLRTGGFFSTPWDRNLDPSGATLDEHGRTVGGFNLPRLDPNVGNANAIASFGEARYHALIVQLKKDFRNRTQFAVNYSFSNNEDNATSDRSSDASYGPSDPFNFLELDWGRSQLDITHQFSFFGYFELPGKLRISTLVSARSGRPFPAYSGRCGDPGVADGSPGSVFDNSFQCSNDFNPIRPVQNGALLERYPFSTGAYFRWDFRLSREFSLSANDTALIRFTFEVFNLTNAGNYYSTPLAARNAILGDPNFMQLDQTPGPISAQFGLKLVF from the coding sequence ATGAGAATATCGGTCCTGTCTCTCGCCCTGCTGGTCCTTGCCAGCGGCGTCGGCGTAGGCCAGACATTGGAAAAGGGGGCCATCGCCGGCACGATTTTCGACCCCTCCGGCGCCGTGATTCCAGGGGCCGACGTGACGGTGATCCACGCCTCCACAGGAGCCGAGCGAGTTCTCACCAGTAACGAAGCCGGCCGGTTTCGAGCAGATATTCTGCCGGCCGGCGAGTATGTGATCCAGGTCTCCATGCCCGGCTTCGCCAGAACCATCGTGGAGGGCGTGGTGCTCTCCATTGGCCAGGAGTTGATCGAGGACGTCACCCTCCAGCTCGAGGCGGTCGGTCAGGAGATTACGGTCCAGAGTGGAACCGGCCGCATGGATACGAGCGAAACCCGGGTCAATACCGCCATCAACAACGACTACGTGGAGAACCTGCCGATCAGCGGACGCGACTTCCGGGACTTCGCCAACCTGTCGCCGACGGCTGACACCACTCCGGGACTGCGCTCTCCCGTGAGGCTCCAGGGGCAACAAGGAGAGTACACGGGACTGATCATCGACGGAGTGGACAATCGGAACTCTTTCTTCGGCGAATGGTTCGGTTCGTTGGAAACCAAGAACTTCACGGTGCCGCAGGACGCGATTCAGGAGTTCCAGGTTCGGGACACGGGTCTCTCGGCCGAGTTCGGCCACGCCACCGGAGGCTTGATCAATGTGGTGACCAAGTCGGGCACCAACAATTGGCACGGGTCGGCCCACTGGTTCTTCCAGTCCAACACCTTCATCGCAGACACCTCGGTGCCGGCCGACCCGGAAACCACCATCGCGCCGGGGTTGAACACCCGGCACCAGTTCGGAGGGACCGTGGGGGGACCGATCTCCCGGGACAGGGCCTTCTTCTTCCTGGCCCTGGACGCCCAGCAGCAGAAGGGGCCCCTGACCGCAGTTTTCGCCCGCGACGTATCGGCCGAACCCTGCCCCTGTCCGGTCCCGTCGATCTACGGCGGCTCCACTCTGGCCGACCTTGAGCACAGCAGTTCCCAGCGCCAGGACCTGACTGCCGTACTCACCAAATTCGACTACAACCTCACCAGCAACCACCTGGCGACGACCCGTCTGAACTACACCCGCAACGAGACCGACAACTTCACCGGCTACGCCGGCAGCCAGACCTTCGTGCTGGGTCGAGTGGAATCCAACTTCGAGAACTTCGTCAATGAGGGCTGGGCCGCGGCCCAATCCATCACCTCTCTTCTGGTAAACGCGAGTGTCAATGAACTGCGATTCTCCTATTCGCAGGAGATCCGGCCCCGTCGGCAGCGGGCTCCCGGTCCGGAGACATCCATCACCGATACGGGCAACTTCGGGCAGGTCTTCTTTCTTCCCATCGACAGCCAGCACAAGCGCTACCAGATCATCGACAGTTTCAGCCGCACCTTCGGAAGACATGACCTCAAGCTGGGGGGCGACCTGAACTCCAACGCGTCCAACCAGACCTTCATCGGGTTCGCCGGGGGTGTCTACACGTTCTTCAGCCTGGAGGACTTCGCGGCCCGCACTCCCGCCTTCCTTCTCCAGCGCGTGGGAATCAACGGTATCGGCGTGGTGGAGAGCGGCACGCTTACCGACTTCTGGCAGCACGAACTGTCGTTTTTCGTGCAGGACAACTGGCGGGTGCACGCCGATTTCAATTTGAACCTGGGGTTGCGTTGGGACGGAGTCTGGAACCCGGAATCGGGATTCGGCTTGCCCGAGGCGATGCTGCCGGTCGGCAAGCCCCGCATCAGCGGAAACCGGGTCTCGGTCGAACTGGCTCCAGCCTCCTCCGATGTGCCCGACGACTTCAACAATTTCGCGCCCCGGGTGGGATTCGCCTGGGACGTGGGCGGTCGACGCAGCACAATCATCCGTGGTGGCACCGGCATCTACTACGCTGCCGCTCCCACGATTTTCGTAGCGGGAATGCTGTCCGGGCCGGGCCTGCGATCCGCCGTCGTTTTCGTCCCCTTCTTCGGTTCATCCACCGACCTGCTCGGATTCGGCCTGAGCTATCCCGGGCTGCTCCCCTCGATGGCGACTCCCGAGGTCGAGAGCCTCATCGGTCCGCCGCCCATCGACTATGTGGATCCCAACTACCAGAGCGCGCGAGTGATCAACGGCCAAGTCGGAATCGAACGACAGATTGCCGGCGAACTCAGCATCACCGGAACATATACCTTCAACCGCTCCGCCAATCTGCGGACCGGCGGGTTCTTCTCGACACCCTGGGACCGGAACCTGGACCCGTCCGGCGCGACTCTGGACGAGCACGGCCGCACGGTGGGCGGATTCAACCTGCCGCGCCTGGATCCGAACGTCGGCAACGCCAATGCGATCGCCAGCTTCGGAGAGGCCAGATATCACGCGCTGATCGTCCAGTTGAAGAAGGATTTTCGGAATCGAACCCAGTTCGCGGTGAACTACTCGTTTTCCAACAATGAAGACAACGCTACCAGCGACCGCTCCAGCGATGCCTCCTACGGACCTTCGGACCCCTTCAACTTCCTGGAGTTGGATTGGGGGCGCAGCCAACTGGACATCACCCACCAGTTCTCGTTTTTCGGCTATTTCGAATTGCCGGGCAAGCTCCGGATCAGCACCCTGGTGTCCGCCCGCAGCGGACGGCCTTTTCCGGCGTACTCGGGCCGCTGCGGAGATCCCGGTGTGGCGGACGGATCCCCGGGATCGGTCTTCGACAACAGCTTCCAGTGCTCCAACGACTTCAATCCCATCCGCCCGGTGCAAAACGGCGCCCTGCTGGAACGTTATCCTTTCTCCACCGGAGCCTACTTCCGCTGGGACTTCCGGCTCAGCCGGGAGTTTTCCCTCTCCGCCAACGACACCGCGTTGATTCGCTTCACCTTCGAGGTCTTCAACCTGACGAATGCCGGCAACTACTACAGCACCCCCCTCGCAGCGAGAAACGCCATCCTGGGCGACCCCAACTTCATGCAGTTGGACCAGACCCCGGGTCCCATCTCGGCGCAGTTCGGGTTGAAGCTGGTTTTTTAG
- a CDS encoding DUF1572 family protein has translation MTSSDTGQRFLSQACHHLNDDYLPKVRRCLEILSREDIWWRAHENTNSIGNLVLHLCGNVRQWIVSGLGGEEDRRRRPAEFSRRMPLPKDQLLELLETTVQEATQVLESLTEADLATTRRIQVYDVTGLQAVLHVVEHFAYHTGQIIYITRLRKNVDLKFYDLP, from the coding sequence ATGACGTCTTCCGATACGGGCCAACGCTTCCTGTCGCAGGCTTGCCACCACCTGAACGACGATTACCTGCCCAAGGTCCGCCGCTGTCTTGAGATCCTCTCCCGGGAGGACATCTGGTGGCGGGCCCACGAGAACACCAACAGCATCGGCAATCTGGTCTTGCACCTTTGTGGAAACGTCCGGCAATGGATCGTCTCCGGCTTGGGCGGCGAGGAGGACCGGCGACGGCGGCCGGCAGAGTTTTCCCGGCGCATGCCCCTTCCCAAGGACCAATTGCTGGAGTTGCTGGAGACAACCGTCCAAGAGGCGACCCAGGTGCTGGAGTCGTTGACCGAGGCTGATCTCGCCACGACCCGCAGGATTCAAGTCTACGACGTCACCGGTCTCCAGGCCGTCCTCCACGTCGTCGAGCACTTCGCCTACCACACGGGGCAGATTATCTACATCACCCGCCTGCGCAAGAACGTGGATTTGAAGTTCTACGACCTTCCGTAG
- a CDS encoding DUF1501 domain-containing protein, with amino-acid sequence MPPVPHNTSLPFSPGFSRREMLRRTSTGFGMLALSALMADPAYAGLAPSSPDNPLAPRRGHHKPRVKNVIFCYLSGGLSQIDSFDPKPRLDKEAGEPMPFKTERTMFNLDGNIFPSPWKFKRYGSSGIPVSDLFPHIGSVADELTLIRSMTAKFMSHAQANFYFHCGTPFAGFPSMGAWISYGLGSENRNLPGFVVLGSGGVPLGGINIFGNGFLSAVHQGSFIYPERKEPLGNIRPRESDLRQRQRISVIDSLDREFLATAGGHPQVEAAIRNYETAYRMQSSVPELVDLSGETPATRKLYGVDSAVPAKAAYARQCLVARRLVERGVRFVELTTVRGGGEAIDANPWDQHTKLFEGHSANALVVDQPVAALIKDLKARGLLEETLVVFSGEFGRTPFVQGKDGRDHNPFGFSLWLAGGGLKKGFIYGSTDEYGYRVVEHRQTIHDLHATILHLLGLDHEALSYRFGGRDFRLTDVHGSVIQGILS; translated from the coding sequence ATGCCACCTGTTCCGCACAACACCTCGCTGCCATTTTCGCCCGGATTCTCCCGGCGCGAGATGCTGCGGCGAACGTCCACCGGATTCGGGATGCTGGCCCTCTCGGCCCTCATGGCCGACCCGGCTTACGCAGGTCTGGCGCCCTCTTCTCCCGATAATCCCCTGGCCCCCAGGCGGGGACACCACAAGCCTCGGGTCAAGAACGTCATCTTCTGCTATCTGTCGGGTGGCCTGTCCCAGATCGACTCCTTCGATCCCAAGCCCCGCTTGGACAAGGAAGCAGGCGAGCCCATGCCGTTCAAGACCGAACGGACCATGTTCAACCTGGACGGCAACATCTTCCCCAGTCCGTGGAAGTTCAAACGCTACGGAAGCAGCGGAATCCCCGTCAGCGATCTCTTTCCCCACATCGGCAGTGTCGCCGATGAGTTGACGTTGATCCGCTCCATGACCGCCAAGTTCATGTCCCACGCCCAGGCCAACTTCTATTTTCACTGTGGGACGCCCTTCGCCGGGTTTCCCAGCATGGGCGCCTGGATCAGCTATGGCCTGGGCAGCGAGAACCGGAACCTGCCCGGATTCGTGGTGCTGGGGAGCGGCGGGGTCCCGCTGGGCGGCATCAACATCTTCGGCAACGGATTCCTGTCGGCTGTCCATCAGGGCTCGTTCATCTATCCCGAACGCAAGGAACCTCTGGGCAACATCCGTCCCCGGGAATCGGACCTCCGGCAGCGACAGAGGATTTCGGTGATCGACTCCCTGGACCGGGAATTTCTGGCGACTGCCGGCGGACACCCGCAGGTGGAAGCGGCCATCCGGAACTACGAGACCGCCTATCGAATGCAGAGCTCGGTGCCCGAGCTGGTGGACCTGAGTGGAGAGACTCCGGCCACCCGAAAACTGTACGGCGTCGACTCCGCCGTGCCGGCCAAGGCGGCCTACGCCCGCCAGTGCCTGGTGGCCCGAAGGCTGGTGGAACGGGGCGTGCGTTTCGTGGAGCTGACCACGGTCCGAGGCGGCGGCGAGGCCATAGATGCCAATCCCTGGGACCAGCACACCAAGTTGTTCGAAGGGCACAGCGCCAACGCCCTCGTGGTGGACCAGCCGGTGGCGGCGCTGATCAAGGACCTCAAGGCCAGGGGCCTCCTGGAAGAGACCCTGGTTGTCTTCTCGGGCGAGTTCGGACGGACGCCGTTCGTCCAGGGCAAGGACGGCCGGGACCACAACCCCTTCGGCTTCAGCCTGTGGCTGGCCGGCGGCGGCCTCAAGAAGGGGTTCATCTACGGCTCCACCGACGAGTACGGCTACCGGGTGGTGGAACACCGCCAGACCATCCACGATCTCCACGCCACCATCCTCCACCTCCTGGGGCTCGACCACGAAGCGCTCAGCTACCGCTTCGGCGGCCGGGATTTCCGGCTCACCGACGTTCACGGAAGCGTGATCCAGGGGATTTTGTCCTGA
- a CDS encoding PSD1 and planctomycete cytochrome C domain-containing protein, with amino-acid sequence MKSLLPNLSLGSAFFVCLTAAPAAPTDPASLEFFEKEIRPLLANHCYECHSAETATPFAGLRLDRREDLIKGGVSGPAVVAGKPEESSLIQRIQGRPALMPPTGALSDAQIQSLIEWVKMGAPWPDIEQASEAPADGFDLEARKRSHWAWQPVRSVPPPAVADTDWPRQPMDRFILARLEQEGLEPATAADRYTLIRRLSYDLRGLPPLPGEVRAFVSDPSPRTYVNLVDDFLDSPHFGEHWARHWMDVIRYAESHGSQGDPKAPYAWRYRDYLIRALNADVPYDQLIREHLAGDLLPSPRMNPALGINESLLATAHFRMVEHGFQPVDPLGDRIKWTDNQVDVVSKAFQGLTISCARCHDHKFDAISQDDYYALYGVLYGARPTQRAIDDPERLDWGRGQLSELKEEIRLKLAEIWIQEASALTSTLLEAPQEAFNKSGDSPCETETSPESAADPAAPEAEAAPVETDGDKAAEVPVAEQALNRALKETRCEPGSPLAAWIRLAGKNGAEFRQEWGALKEEWDNRVRTGRGFNREQFQVRWDLSGPGYGEWIGHGTGLPPEPSPPGEFSVAAEGKRILSGIYPGGVYTHLLSAKHNGVIQSPRFTIDSNFISLSVLGSDFSFAQLIVENYAAPRGGIYHMRHVLKTDRMEWVQWDVAYWKGFSAYIELATRDDVTLVRYDSAETRTKAEKLTDGRSAIGASRILFHKTKETPRETRPPLLYLLRGLPPRSPADLAERLGRRLVEAVEAWRDGGASESQAAYLDAFVRADLLSRSLDRLPSLGSLLAQYREVESKVPVPRRAPSILDEAAPDHPFLVRGDQDAHGERVPRRYLTALDSLPYPDPERVRLGLARDLTASDNPLTSRVMVNRIWRYLFGYGLVRTTDNFGKLGEPPTHPKLLDHLAHRFMQEGSSIKSMVRRLVTSRTYRMSSQGSAKALRKDPANRLHQHANLRRLEAEEIRDAMLRISGSLDPTLYGPSIPIQRKTEKDKSTGLGPSGSPDGSERRSIYQEIRRNAYNSFLETFGQPKPASTRGQRDQTNDPAQSLTLLNSPFAWHQAESWGKHLAGGESITVSSRIHHMFFKALGREPTAQEASHLEGYLDTVIEQRKTRQHLVLTDRGVWADLAHVIFNLKSFIYLQ; translated from the coding sequence ATGAAGAGCCTATTGCCAAACTTGAGTTTAGGTTCCGCATTCTTCGTCTGCCTGACTGCCGCTCCGGCCGCACCTACGGATCCCGCCTCCCTGGAATTCTTCGAAAAAGAAATCCGTCCCCTGCTGGCCAACCACTGCTACGAATGCCACAGCGCCGAGACCGCGACGCCATTTGCCGGGTTGCGCCTGGACCGGCGCGAAGACCTGATCAAGGGAGGCGTTTCGGGACCGGCCGTCGTTGCAGGCAAACCGGAGGAGAGCTCCTTGATCCAACGCATCCAGGGCCGGCCCGCGCTGATGCCGCCCACCGGCGCCCTGTCGGATGCCCAGATCCAGTCGCTCATCGAATGGGTGAAGATGGGAGCCCCTTGGCCCGATATTGAACAAGCTTCCGAGGCGCCGGCCGACGGCTTCGACCTGGAAGCCCGCAAGCGCAGCCACTGGGCCTGGCAACCGGTCCGGTCCGTCCCGCCACCTGCGGTGGCCGACACCGATTGGCCGCGTCAGCCCATGGACCGGTTCATCCTGGCCCGGCTGGAGCAGGAGGGGTTGGAACCGGCGACGGCGGCGGACCGATACACACTCATCCGGCGCCTTTCCTACGATCTGCGTGGACTTCCACCCCTCCCTGGAGAGGTCCGGGCCTTCGTCTCCGATCCCTCTCCACGGACCTACGTAAACCTGGTGGACGACTTCCTGGACTCGCCCCACTTCGGAGAGCACTGGGCCCGTCACTGGATGGACGTGATCCGCTATGCCGAATCCCACGGAAGTCAGGGCGACCCCAAGGCGCCATACGCCTGGCGTTACCGCGACTACCTGATTCGGGCCCTGAACGCAGACGTCCCTTACGACCAGTTGATCCGGGAACACCTGGCCGGCGACCTGCTCCCCTCGCCCCGGATGAACCCGGCCCTGGGGATCAACGAGTCCCTCCTGGCCACGGCTCACTTCCGCATGGTGGAGCACGGGTTCCAGCCGGTGGACCCGCTGGGAGACCGCATCAAGTGGACCGACAACCAGGTCGACGTCGTTTCCAAGGCATTTCAGGGGCTCACCATCTCGTGCGCGCGTTGCCACGACCACAAGTTCGACGCCATCAGCCAAGATGACTACTACGCCCTGTACGGCGTGCTCTATGGAGCCCGGCCGACCCAACGGGCCATTGACGACCCGGAGCGCCTGGATTGGGGCCGGGGCCAGCTCTCGGAGTTGAAGGAGGAAATCCGGCTGAAGCTGGCTGAAATCTGGATCCAGGAAGCTTCGGCGCTAACCTCCACGCTGTTGGAAGCGCCGCAGGAAGCCTTCAATAAATCAGGCGACTCTCCCTGCGAAACTGAAACTTCACCGGAATCTGCCGCTGATCCGGCGGCCCCGGAGGCCGAGGCGGCTCCGGTCGAAACAGACGGGGACAAGGCTGCCGAAGTCCCGGTCGCCGAGCAGGCGTTGAACCGCGCACTGAAGGAGACACGGTGCGAACCGGGCAGCCCCCTGGCGGCGTGGATTCGCCTGGCCGGCAAGAATGGAGCCGAATTTCGTCAGGAGTGGGGCGCCTTGAAGGAGGAATGGGACAACCGGGTCCGCACCGGCAGAGGCTTCAACCGGGAACAGTTTCAGGTTCGCTGGGATCTGTCCGGCCCCGGTTACGGGGAGTGGATCGGCCACGGAACCGGACTTCCTCCCGAACCGTCCCCTCCGGGCGAGTTCTCCGTGGCCGCCGAAGGGAAACGGATCCTCAGCGGCATCTATCCCGGGGGTGTCTACACCCATCTCCTTTCGGCCAAGCACAACGGCGTGATCCAGTCGCCCCGCTTCACCATCGACAGCAATTTCATCAGCCTCAGCGTCCTCGGATCGGACTTCAGCTTCGCCCAGCTGATCGTGGAGAACTACGCCGCCCCCCGAGGCGGCATCTACCACATGCGGCACGTCCTTAAAACGGACCGGATGGAATGGGTCCAATGGGACGTGGCCTATTGGAAAGGATTCTCCGCCTATATCGAGCTGGCCACCCGGGACGACGTCACACTCGTCAGATACGACTCCGCCGAGACCAGAACCAAGGCGGAGAAGCTCACCGACGGCCGTTCCGCCATCGGCGCCAGCCGGATCCTGTTTCACAAGACCAAGGAGACGCCCAGAGAGACGCGCCCGCCGCTTCTCTACCTGCTCCGCGGCCTGCCACCCCGTTCGCCCGCCGATCTGGCCGAGCGCTTGGGCCGCCGCCTGGTGGAGGCCGTCGAAGCCTGGCGGGACGGCGGCGCCTCCGAGTCGCAGGCCGCGTATCTGGACGCGTTCGTCCGCGCCGACCTGCTGTCCCGGTCCCTGGACCGGCTCCCCTCCCTGGGTTCCCTCTTGGCCCAATATCGGGAAGTCGAGTCCAAGGTGCCGGTTCCCCGGCGCGCCCCTTCCATCCTGGACGAAGCGGCGCCGGACCATCCCTTCCTGGTCCGCGGGGACCAGGATGCTCACGGTGAACGGGTGCCCAGGCGTTACCTTACGGCCCTGGATAGCCTTCCCTACCCCGATCCGGAGCGTGTCCGCCTGGGCTTGGCCCGGGACCTCACCGCCTCCGACAACCCTCTGACATCCAGGGTGATGGTGAACCGGATCTGGCGCTACCTGTTCGGATACGGCCTGGTGCGCACCACGGACAACTTCGGCAAGTTGGGCGAGCCGCCCACACATCCCAAACTCCTGGATCACCTGGCCCATCGATTCATGCAGGAGGGATCTTCCATCAAGAGCATGGTTCGCCGGCTGGTCACCTCCCGGACCTACCGCATGAGCAGCCAGGGTTCCGCGAAGGCGCTCCGAAAGGACCCTGCCAACCGGCTCCACCAGCATGCCAACCTGAGACGGCTTGAAGCCGAGGAGATCCGCGACGCCATGCTGCGCATCTCCGGAAGTCTCGACCCAACGCTGTACGGACCCTCGATACCGATCCAACGCAAAACCGAGAAGGACAAGAGCACCGGACTCGGGCCGTCGGGCTCCCCTGACGGGTCCGAGAGGCGCAGCATCTACCAGGAGATTCGGCGAAACGCCTACAACTCTTTTCTGGAGACCTTCGGGCAACCCAAACCTGCCAGCACCCGGGGCCAACGGGATCAGACCAACGACCCGGCCCAATCCCTGACCCTGCTCAACAGTCCCTTCGCCTGGCACCAGGCCGAGTCCTGGGGAAAGCATCTGGCGGGCGGTGAGAGCATCACCGTCTCGTCCCGCATCCACCACATGTTCTTCAAGGCCCTGGGCCGGGAACCCACCGCCCAGGAGGCTTCCCACCTCGAAGGGTATCTCGACACGGTCATCGAGCAGCGGAAGACGCGGCAGCATCTGGTTCTCACGGACCGAGGAGTCTGGGCCGATCTTGCCCACGTCATCTTCAACCTGAAGAGCTTCATCTATCTCCAGTAG